In Syntrophomonas wolfei subsp. wolfei str. Goettingen G311, a single window of DNA contains:
- the minE gene encoding cell division topological specificity factor MinE, with amino-acid sequence MLDFLKRVFADSSSRKQANDRLRVVLTHDRTGTSSRLMETLKEEILEVISRHVEIEGRPEVKIIREGRHSALDINIPLKGR; translated from the coding sequence GTGTTGGATTTTTTAAAACGGGTCTTTGCAGACAGTTCCAGCCGTAAGCAAGCCAATGATCGCTTGCGCGTGGTTCTAACTCATGACAGAACCGGCACCTCCTCCCGTTTGATGGAAACCCTGAAAGAAGAAATTTTAGAGGTTATTTCCCGGCATGTAGAAATAGAAGGACGCCCCGAAGTCAAGATAATTCGCGAAGGCCGGCACTCAGCACTGGACATAAACATTCCTTTAAAGGGTAGGTAA
- a CDS encoding HD-GYP domain-containing protein, translating to MKKRFFKYVKKPLLKLPGLFKKTTSLSYNEELLIVARTLLRVVDLIDHYTCSHSLRVASLADCIAVKMGLNAELRKTLHDGALLHDVGKIGVGKHILCKEGPLNDDEWLLLKRHPLIGYEMLENMGYSTGVLSIVRHHHEHYDGKGYPDGFKGREIPFLARIISVADSFDAMTTKRPYHPAYSTYKALEEITQCSGSQFDPDVATAINKIII from the coding sequence ATGAAAAAAAGATTTTTTAAATATGTAAAAAAGCCACTCTTAAAACTACCCGGTCTATTTAAAAAGACAACTTCATTAAGCTATAATGAGGAATTGCTTATTGTCGCCCGAACTTTATTACGGGTAGTGGATTTGATAGACCACTATACCTGTTCCCATAGCTTACGAGTCGCCAGTTTGGCGGATTGCATTGCTGTAAAAATGGGGCTAAATGCAGAGCTCAGGAAAACCCTGCATGATGGAGCGTTACTTCACGATGTTGGTAAAATAGGGGTTGGTAAGCATATACTCTGTAAGGAAGGCCCTTTAAATGATGATGAGTGGTTATTGCTAAAAAGGCATCCGCTTATTGGCTATGAAATGTTGGAAAACATGGGATATTCGACCGGAGTTTTAAGTATCGTTCGGCATCACCACGAACATTATGATGGGAAGGGTTACCCGGATGGCTTTAAGGGAAGAGAAATTCCCTTTTTGGCCAGGATAATAAGTGTTGCAGATAGTTTTGACGCTATGACTACCAAACGCCCTTACCATCCAGCTTATTCCACTTACAAGGCACTGGAGGAAATAACGCAATGTTCCGGTTCCCAGTTTGACCCTGATGTAGCAACAGCGATTAATAAAATAATAATATAG
- a CDS encoding ABC transporter ATP-binding protein, producing MGARLEVRSLCKSFGSLSVLNNWNLNIRESERIVLLGPSGSGKTTFLRLIAGLEKPSSGEIKLSSQRLGFVFQEPRLIPWRTVEDNLLFVNEKGDISGILEKLRLSGFAGFFPAQLSGGMQQRVNLARALLVEPELLILDEAFSSLDLPVKTSIMKDINLHWQEKHFTIIAVTHDLKEALFLADRIIILSPAPSVIARELPVTLGKVRSFSSPEFLHLEGQLLDIVCSADR from the coding sequence ATGGGTGCCCGTTTAGAAGTCAGATCTTTATGCAAATCCTTTGGATCACTTTCCGTATTAAACAACTGGAACCTGAATATCCGGGAATCAGAACGAATTGTTTTATTGGGGCCATCTGGTTCGGGAAAAACGACTTTTTTGCGCTTAATTGCAGGTCTGGAAAAACCTTCCTCAGGAGAGATAAAACTGAGCTCACAGCGATTGGGCTTCGTTTTCCAGGAACCACGGTTGATTCCCTGGCGAACAGTAGAGGACAACCTGCTTTTTGTCAATGAGAAGGGAGATATTTCTGGTATTCTGGAGAAACTTCGCCTAAGTGGCTTTGCCGGTTTCTTTCCCGCTCAATTAAGCGGTGGAATGCAACAAAGGGTTAACCTGGCCCGGGCTTTGCTGGTAGAACCGGAGTTGCTCATTCTGGATGAAGCTTTTTCCTCCCTGGATCTACCAGTAAAAACTAGCATAATGAAAGACATCAATCTTCACTGGCAGGAAAAGCATTTCACCATTATTGCAGTCACCCATGATTTAAAAGAAGCCCTCTTTCTAGCCGATAGGATTATAATCCTCTCCCCTGCTCCATCAGTCATTGCCCGTGAGCTTCCCGTCACCCTGGGGAAGGTGCGCAGCTTTTCCTCCCCGGAATTCCTGCACCTGGAGGGGCAGTTGTTGGACATTGTTTGCTCGGCCGACCGCTAG
- a CDS encoding DUF4013 domain-containing protein, producing the protein MNFYHYIRFPFRDEDWIKKILLGCVISIVPVLNLLSLCYFVECMKFGMAGRQSLPEWERWEDFVREGIIAFLISLGYFLVPLILAFLLLHIPMVGVFLVSIIILAIGMIIPLAIANYLKDHYPMDAINFKEIFYMMNQVASNYIPAYFMAVFLMALGLTIVFLLPYLSFLGVLLIFYCGMIFFHFTGSLLNS; encoded by the coding sequence ATGAATTTTTATCATTATATAAGGTTTCCTTTTCGTGATGAAGACTGGATTAAAAAAATCCTTTTAGGTTGTGTCATCTCTATAGTTCCGGTTCTCAATCTGCTTAGTTTATGTTATTTTGTGGAATGTATGAAATTTGGGATGGCTGGTCGCCAGTCCTTACCTGAATGGGAGCGTTGGGAGGATTTTGTTCGGGAAGGGATTATAGCTTTTTTAATCTCTCTGGGATATTTCTTAGTGCCGTTGATTTTAGCCTTCCTCCTCTTGCATATCCCCATGGTGGGTGTTTTTCTGGTATCTATTATCATCCTGGCCATTGGAATGATTATTCCTCTGGCTATTGCCAACTACCTTAAAGATCATTATCCTATGGACGCCATTAATTTTAAAGAGATATTTTACATGATGAATCAGGTAGCTTCCAATTATATACCGGCATATTTTATGGCTGTTTTTTTAATGGCACTGGGTTTAACGATTGTCTTTCTTCTTCCCTATTTATCATTCCTGGGAGTATTGCTGATTTTTTACTGTGGAATGATCTTTTTCCATTTCACCGGGAGCCTGCTTAATTCCTGA
- a CDS encoding CHASE2 domain-containing protein: MNLSYESHPLEEKKPRRIFSGISHNRFFIPILLFLLLQGLVMLGFFTRSDLGLYDAFFRLKGASNPGEKVVIVAIDDSSISRLGPPAWPRSVHARLLEKLKEARAVSFDLTFNSAQEAREDQAFASAIQKHGQVILAAKFTFEKDESGELVQGFEPPLQELMSGAAGLGFVNTPTDIDQRVRRSTLVDVNYFEVPFPSLAIATAMVAQDISYEELKLEADRLLLGKTEIPLSPLNQAMVKFWGPKATFKTISYADVIEEKIPPAYFQDKIVLIGSITPEDHDFVTTPYTTSNMVKGGALDTPGVEIHASIVQTFLEDSWYREAEKPFNMAFLLLAGLLTSLVVRGRGPWKGLIGTVLVTLASIALVYGLWEYQRIWLSLAAPLALILLTYVVVTATEFIRAELGRRKTKAMFSRYVSADVVDELLKNPDEISLGGKKQVVTIMFADIRGFTAFSENKDPVDVINRLNEYLTAMTDSIQSHGGTLDKYLGDGLMAFFGAPVYFEDHVERAIKVAREIQVKVAELNHKWAEQGAVPLLVAVGINTGPVVVGNVGSPERMDYTLIGEDANLASRVEALTKLFETLVLVSERSYDLLPEGETKASLHYVGEELVKGFTHPIKVYSFTDLDLHFEKSQDKGFK, translated from the coding sequence GTGAATTTATCTTATGAATCTCACCCGCTTGAAGAAAAAAAGCCCCGAAGAATCTTCTCCGGCATAAGCCATAATAGATTCTTTATTCCTATCCTGCTTTTTTTGCTCTTGCAGGGTCTGGTTATGCTGGGTTTCTTTACCCGCAGTGACCTGGGACTCTATGACGCCTTTTTCCGGCTTAAGGGAGCTTCAAATCCCGGCGAAAAAGTAGTAATAGTGGCCATAGACGATTCCTCCATCTCCCGCCTGGGGCCACCGGCCTGGCCCCGTTCCGTTCACGCTCGTTTGCTGGAAAAACTGAAAGAGGCCCGGGCGGTAAGCTTTGACCTTACTTTCAACTCTGCTCAGGAAGCCCGTGAGGACCAGGCTTTCGCCTCAGCCATTCAAAAACATGGCCAGGTAATACTGGCAGCCAAGTTTACCTTTGAAAAAGATGAAAGTGGCGAACTGGTTCAGGGTTTTGAGCCCCCCCTGCAGGAGCTCATGTCGGGTGCCGCTGGCCTGGGCTTTGTCAACACTCCAACTGATATCGACCAGAGGGTAAGACGCTCCACTCTGGTCGATGTTAATTACTTCGAAGTTCCCTTTCCCAGCCTGGCCATTGCTACCGCCATGGTAGCCCAGGACATTAGCTATGAAGAACTTAAACTAGAAGCAGATCGTCTACTGCTGGGGAAAACAGAAATACCGTTAAGCCCACTAAACCAGGCTATGGTAAAATTCTGGGGACCGAAGGCCACATTCAAGACTATAAGCTATGCCGATGTTATAGAGGAAAAAATCCCCCCCGCCTATTTCCAAGACAAAATTGTTCTTATCGGAAGCATTACACCGGAGGATCATGACTTTGTGACCACCCCCTATACCACCAGCAATATGGTAAAGGGCGGAGCCCTGGACACCCCGGGGGTGGAAATACACGCTTCCATTGTCCAGACTTTTCTAGAAGACAGCTGGTACCGAGAGGCCGAAAAGCCTTTTAATATGGCCTTTCTTTTGCTGGCAGGCCTCCTCACTTCACTGGTGGTCAGAGGACGCGGTCCCTGGAAGGGGCTAATTGGAACTGTTCTGGTAACCCTGGCAAGCATTGCTCTGGTTTATGGTCTGTGGGAATACCAGCGAATATGGCTCAGCCTGGCTGCTCCCCTGGCCCTTATCTTGCTGACTTATGTGGTGGTAACGGCCACCGAATTTATTCGAGCTGAACTGGGAAGACGTAAAACCAAAGCCATGTTTTCTCGCTACGTTTCCGCCGATGTGGTGGATGAACTCTTGAAAAATCCGGATGAAATTTCCCTGGGTGGCAAAAAACAGGTGGTTACTATCATGTTCGCAGATATCCGCGGCTTTACCGCCTTCAGCGAAAATAAGGACCCAGTGGATGTAATCAACCGGCTCAATGAATACCTGACTGCGATGACCGACTCCATTCAAAGCCATGGCGGCACCCTGGATAAATACCTGGGAGATGGTCTCATGGCCTTTTTCGGAGCCCCGGTCTATTTTGAGGATCATGTGGAGAGGGCCATCAAGGTGGCCCGGGAAATCCAGGTTAAGGTGGCAGAATTAAATCATAAGTGGGCTGAACAGGGCGCTGTACCTCTGCTGGTAGCCGTAGGCATCAACACCGGTCCGGTGGTGGTGGGCAATGTAGGCAGCCCGGAACGGATGGATTATACACTAATAGGAGAAGATGCCAACCTGGCTTCTCGAGTTGAAGCCTTGACCAAGCTCTTTGAAACCCTGGTATTAGTTTCCGAGCGCTCCTACGATCTGCTTCCAGAAGGGGAAACCAAAGCTTCTCTGCATTATGTAGGCGAAGAACTGGTAAAGGGTTTCACCCATCCCATCAAGGTTTATTCATTTACTGATTTGGATTTGCATTTTGAAAAATCTCAGGATAAGGGCTTTAAGTAA
- a CDS encoding ABC1 kinase family protein, with the protein MGLLQRIRHIRRRQQIVGVLVKNGFGYMIQRLGLDSLTPLAERPTLVAERPGDRLLAQKLRQSLVELGPTFVKLGQVLSTRPDLLPPVYIEELERLQDKVEAMPNAELMKQLLSELGHPDEVFAEFNPEPLAAASIGQVHLARLKSGEEVIVKVQRPGIEKIVQNDLEIVLGLAHLSELRSSEARRLGIKDMVEEFSRMFMRELDYAREARNTERVYQNFADDQRVVIPLVYWEYTTGKVLTEEYLSGVKLGDLEEIDRRGWNRRKISQLGTETFLSQIILHGFYQADPHPGNILLLDENRIAFIDFGQIGSLSETRLIHLGELLLAISKQNMDKAMSSLQDMGIVGDLDDIEDFQEDFADLIKSVSGSIGKLDINRLRNELMDLSYRHQLKMPAYLTGLMKALITVEGVGKKLDPGYDFMETARPLANKVLEERLKAESVYKYIRRKYYQDIKPLAALPSNFNKLVRRTSEGQLKVRMELDLSDKAYHGISRLISRLSASLIITGALIGSSFILQANHAAWVEEYSFLGVLGFGVAIISLVVFLISSLRP; encoded by the coding sequence TTGGGATTATTGCAGCGAATCAGACATATTAGACGGCGCCAGCAGATTGTGGGAGTGCTGGTTAAGAACGGCTTTGGCTATATGATTCAACGCCTGGGTCTGGACAGCCTCACTCCCCTGGCGGAACGCCCGACACTGGTAGCCGAGAGACCGGGAGATAGATTGCTGGCCCAGAAATTGCGGCAATCTTTGGTGGAACTCGGCCCCACTTTTGTTAAACTGGGACAAGTCTTGAGTACCCGCCCTGATCTTTTACCCCCGGTATATATAGAAGAATTAGAACGTTTGCAGGATAAGGTTGAAGCTATGCCTAATGCTGAACTAATGAAGCAGTTGCTTAGCGAACTGGGGCATCCTGATGAAGTTTTTGCCGAATTCAATCCCGAGCCGCTGGCGGCCGCTTCCATTGGACAAGTACATTTGGCCCGACTAAAAAGCGGCGAAGAGGTCATTGTAAAGGTACAAAGACCCGGTATTGAGAAAATAGTTCAAAATGACCTGGAGATAGTCCTGGGATTGGCCCATTTGTCTGAACTACGTTCTTCTGAGGCCCGCCGTCTCGGCATAAAGGATATGGTGGAGGAATTCTCCCGGATGTTTATGCGGGAATTGGACTATGCCCGTGAGGCTCGCAATACGGAAAGGGTATACCAGAATTTCGCCGATGACCAGCGGGTGGTTATTCCCCTGGTATACTGGGAATACACCACCGGCAAGGTATTGACTGAGGAATATCTCAGCGGAGTTAAACTAGGTGATTTGGAGGAAATAGATAGACGGGGCTGGAATCGGAGAAAGATATCCCAATTGGGAACCGAAACTTTTCTTTCCCAGATAATCCTACATGGTTTCTACCAGGCGGACCCGCACCCGGGCAATATTTTGCTGCTGGATGAAAACCGGATAGCTTTTATTGATTTCGGGCAAATCGGCTCCTTGAGCGAGACTCGTCTGATACACCTGGGGGAACTGCTTCTGGCCATAAGTAAACAGAATATGGACAAAGCCATGTCCAGTTTGCAGGATATGGGCATAGTGGGTGACCTGGATGATATAGAGGATTTCCAGGAAGACTTTGCCGACCTGATCAAAAGCGTTTCCGGCAGCATCGGAAAATTGGACATAAATCGCCTGCGCAATGAGCTTATGGATCTCTCCTATCGTCACCAGCTGAAAATGCCGGCCTATTTGACCGGGCTGATGAAAGCCCTTATTACCGTAGAAGGAGTGGGGAAGAAGCTCGATCCGGGTTATGATTTTATGGAAACCGCCCGCCCTTTGGCCAATAAAGTACTGGAAGAGCGGCTTAAAGCGGAGAGTGTCTACAAGTATATTCGCCGTAAATATTACCAGGATATAAAGCCCCTGGCTGCCCTGCCCTCCAACTTCAACAAACTGGTCAGGAGAACCAGTGAGGGACAGTTAAAAGTGAGAATGGAACTGGATTTAAGTGATAAAGCCTATCATGGAATTTCCCGTTTAATAAGCCGCCTCAGCGCCAGTTTAATAATAACCGGAGCCTTGATAGGCTCTTCCTTCATACTGCAGGCCAATCACGCCGCCTGGGTTGAAGAATATAGCTTTCTGGGGGTGCTGGGCTTTGGGGTGGCTATTATAAGCCTGGTTGTATTCTTGATTTCCTCGCTGCGCCCGTAG
- a CDS encoding MBL fold metallo-hydrolase, with translation MTKRNFEVTFWGVRGSLPVPGPHTIKYGGNTSCVQVQIGQRLFIMDAGTGIHHLGQQLLKSQSQISGEIFISHTHWDHIQGFPFFAPAFIKGNRFVLYGQSKVNSTFADLMRGQMTYQHFPVSLGEMGASIEFHELDSGSKLDLGEQIRLRTVHTNHPNGSLAYRLDYDGRSCCYITDTEHYSCVDPRLKAFCEETDLMIYDSNYTDEEYPRFLGYGHSTWQEGIKLAQAAGAKKLVLFHHDKARSDGEMDKIEKEAQRCFPNCIAAREGLVINL, from the coding sequence ATGACAAAAAGAAATTTTGAGGTTACTTTTTGGGGGGTCAGAGGTTCACTTCCGGTACCGGGTCCCCATACTATTAAGTATGGCGGGAATACTTCCTGTGTGCAGGTACAAATTGGCCAGCGTCTCTTTATTATGGACGCCGGCACGGGAATTCATCATCTAGGACAGCAATTATTGAAAAGCCAAAGCCAAATAAGCGGGGAGATTTTCATTTCCCATACCCACTGGGATCATATCCAGGGCTTTCCCTTTTTTGCCCCGGCTTTCATAAAGGGGAATCGCTTCGTTCTCTATGGCCAGAGCAAGGTAAATTCCACTTTTGCCGATTTAATGAGAGGTCAAATGACCTACCAGCATTTCCCGGTAAGCCTGGGGGAAATGGGAGCCAGCATCGAATTTCATGAATTGGACAGTGGGAGTAAACTGGATCTAGGGGAGCAGATCCGCCTGCGTACGGTACATACCAACCATCCCAATGGCAGCCTGGCTTACCGCCTGGATTATGATGGCCGCTCCTGCTGTTACATAACTGATACAGAACACTACTCCTGTGTAGATCCGCGTCTGAAAGCTTTTTGTGAAGAGACTGACCTGATGATATATGACAGCAACTACACCGATGAAGAGTATCCCCGTTTTCTGGGCTATGGTCATTCCACCTGGCAGGAAGGAATCAAACTGGCTCAAGCTGCCGGGGCTAAGAAACTGGTGCTTTTCCATCATGATAAAGCTCGCAGTGATGGAGAAATGGATAAAATCGAAAAAGAGGCACAAAGATGTTTTCCCAACTGTATCGCCGCTCGTGAAGGATTGGTGATTAATCTTTGA
- a CDS encoding pyruvate, water dikinase regulatory protein: MADNKLHIFAVSDSVGETAEKIAVASVLQFNLDRNITRFSRVTKEEQVEKIIDQAVENDAIIIYTIVKPELSRFLDETARIKQVIAVNVMAPLFDAIQFKTGQKPEYITGLTHKMDDQYFNRMKAIEYTIEHDNGQNLDSVHEADLIVLGLPRTSKTPLSMHLANLGIKVANYPILMDTEIPQEIVDLKGRIPMVGLTIDIDTLMELRKERFRSFELPDDIETLDDLVAEELDNAYRIYAKLKCLVIDVTLDDIEEVGNTITHKFNLPLRITHHRF, encoded by the coding sequence ATGGCAGATAATAAGTTGCATATTTTCGCAGTATCTGATTCGGTAGGTGAAACCGCAGAAAAAATCGCGGTGGCATCAGTATTACAGTTCAATCTTGATCGGAATATTACTCGTTTCTCCAGGGTAACCAAGGAAGAACAAGTGGAAAAAATAATTGATCAGGCGGTTGAGAATGATGCCATTATCATTTATACCATCGTAAAACCGGAATTATCGCGCTTCCTGGATGAAACCGCCCGGATAAAACAGGTTATCGCGGTTAATGTTATGGCTCCTCTTTTTGATGCAATTCAATTCAAAACCGGACAAAAACCAGAGTATATTACCGGATTAACCCATAAGATGGATGATCAGTATTTCAACCGTATGAAGGCCATAGAGTATACCATTGAACATGACAACGGACAGAATCTTGACAGCGTTCATGAAGCGGATTTGATAGTCCTCGGATTGCCCAGAACTTCAAAAACCCCACTTTCGATGCATTTAGCCAACCTGGGGATAAAGGTGGCCAACTATCCGATACTTATGGATACTGAGATCCCGCAAGAGATTGTTGATTTAAAGGGTCGGATTCCAATGGTTGGACTTACCATTGATATCGATACCCTTATGGAATTGCGCAAAGAAAGGTTCCGGAGTTTTGAACTGCCAGATGACATTGAGACCCTGGATGACCTGGTGGCTGAGGAATTGGATAACGCTTACCGGATTTATGCCAAGTTAAAATGCCTGGTAATTGATGTTACCCTTGATGATATTGAGGAGGTGGGTAATACCATTACCCACAAGTTTAATTTACCCTTACGTATAACCCATCACCGCTTTTAG
- a CDS encoding septum site-determining protein MinC has protein sequence MVKIKGLNGNLVFIFGPGSFDEYLSFLEEKLTANKQLFSGSRVIFKGEELKKLSHSQIASLQELCLRHGVIMNNNAVTVNKGSSKDLVIYRNLRSGQKLRSEGSVIIWGDVHESAEILAAGDIIVLGKLDGIAHAGCYGDMNRLIFALSLSPGQIRIGDRLSRSPEDPDKSPHPEIAFWDGENICIKAYSSRSGLRG, from the coding sequence ATGGTTAAAATAAAAGGTTTAAACGGTAATTTAGTATTCATATTCGGCCCGGGAAGTTTTGATGAATACCTCAGTTTTTTGGAGGAGAAATTAACTGCCAATAAACAATTGTTTAGCGGTTCCCGGGTGATATTCAAGGGAGAAGAATTGAAAAAACTTTCTCATTCCCAAATCGCTTCTCTACAAGAACTCTGCCTGCGGCATGGGGTGATTATGAATAACAATGCAGTCACTGTAAACAAAGGTAGTTCTAAGGATCTGGTAATCTACCGTAATCTGAGAAGCGGGCAAAAATTACGCTCCGAAGGCTCGGTAATTATTTGGGGCGATGTCCATGAAAGCGCCGAAATATTAGCAGCCGGTGACATAATTGTTCTAGGTAAGTTAGACGGGATTGCTCATGCCGGTTGTTATGGGGATATGAACCGCTTGATTTTTGCCCTCAGCCTTTCTCCCGGACAGATTAGAATTGGAGACCGGCTTTCCCGTTCTCCTGAAGATCCAGATAAGAGCCCCCATCCCGAAATAGCTTTCTGGGATGGAGAAAACATCTGCATCAAAGCCTATTCCTCGCGTAGTGGTTTGCGAGGGTAA
- a CDS encoding ABC transporter substrate-binding protein: MKKGVWLLIIVLLLAGSFIFWKHGGLGPEPPAQITLINPLGPTVIPVAGISSQQVISEMPITIQYWKDTDEAVALLASKKADFAVLPISAAANIYARGINIKMLGVHEWKVFYLLAAKDTPFEGWKSLVGKRVYTAHGRGQTADVIMRAALSKEGIEPDQDVKILYAPPQEIVALFKAGKVDFAALPEPFVTLAMSGDNGKIVLDFQKYWGESTGKPERIPVAGLFVAGDFQEKYPRETKELARIFADSTRWSNENVDQALAVAAETLPTIPQPVMKKALSRIEFEFIDSSKSRPEVEFYLQKMKELYPQGTPKLPDKGFYSS, encoded by the coding sequence ATGAAAAAAGGAGTATGGTTGCTGATTATCGTCCTGCTTTTGGCCGGTAGCTTTATTTTCTGGAAACATGGCGGATTAGGTCCGGAACCACCAGCGCAAATTACCCTGATTAACCCGCTGGGCCCTACGGTTATTCCGGTAGCGGGCATTAGTTCCCAGCAGGTTATAAGCGAAATGCCTATTACAATACAATACTGGAAGGATACGGATGAGGCAGTGGCCCTTTTAGCCTCCAAAAAGGCGGATTTTGCGGTTTTGCCCATCAGCGCTGCTGCTAATATTTATGCGCGCGGAATCAATATCAAGATGCTGGGGGTACATGAGTGGAAGGTTTTTTATTTACTAGCAGCCAAAGATACTCCTTTTGAGGGCTGGAAGTCCCTGGTGGGCAAGAGGGTTTATACCGCTCACGGCCGGGGACAGACCGCCGATGTTATAATGCGAGCGGCCTTAAGTAAGGAAGGAATAGAGCCGGATCAGGATGTAAAGATACTCTATGCTCCACCTCAGGAGATAGTCGCCTTATTCAAAGCCGGTAAGGTTGATTTTGCAGCTTTGCCCGAACCTTTCGTTACCCTGGCCATGAGCGGTGACAACGGGAAAATTGTTCTCGATTTCCAGAAGTACTGGGGGGAGAGTACGGGTAAACCGGAAAGAATACCGGTTGCCGGGCTCTTTGTAGCCGGTGATTTTCAGGAAAAATACCCGCGGGAAACTAAAGAACTGGCCCGAATTTTTGCTGATTCCACCCGTTGGAGCAACGAAAATGTAGACCAGGCCCTGGCTGTTGCTGCCGAGACTTTACCGACTATACCGCAACCGGTAATGAAGAAAGCCCTGAGTCGTATCGAATTTGAATTCATCGATAGCAGTAAGTCACGACCGGAAGTGGAATTCTACCTGCAAAAAATGAAGGAACTCTATCCCCAGGGTACACCCAAACTTCCAGATAAAGGTTTCTATTCTTCATGA
- a CDS encoding ABC transporter permease — protein MKTGLRSLVGIIVFILLWQLLAVILDKSIIVPTPGETFGLFFHLLLSPATLLAGLQTAWKVLMALGLVLLLGLPLGLIIGLFEPLYDMSRPIIMVIQAVPVISWLSLVLFTWGRNWQGPVLIAFLSILPIAILTTVSGVRNLDKKLLEMARLYQVPARKIIHDIYFGSLLPFIIAIIDVSLGQAWKVILVAEYLCGDSGLGLKIFDARSFVDTPSVYAYTLLAVLLGIITERLIKMGTGRLSKLWVPV, from the coding sequence ATGAAAACAGGACTGCGCTCACTGGTCGGTATCATAGTCTTCATCCTTTTGTGGCAATTACTGGCCGTAATTTTGGACAAGAGTATTATTGTCCCGACTCCAGGAGAGACCTTTGGTCTTTTCTTTCATTTGCTGCTCAGCCCGGCTACTTTACTGGCCGGGCTGCAAACCGCCTGGAAGGTTTTAATGGCCCTGGGCCTGGTATTGCTCCTGGGACTACCCCTGGGCTTAATTATCGGGCTCTTTGAACCCTTGTATGATATGTCACGGCCTATAATAATGGTTATTCAGGCAGTACCGGTTATATCATGGCTTTCCCTGGTCCTTTTCACCTGGGGTAGAAACTGGCAGGGTCCTGTACTGATTGCCTTTCTGTCTATTCTGCCCATAGCTATTCTTACTACCGTATCCGGGGTACGCAACCTGGATAAGAAGCTTCTGGAAATGGCCCGCCTTTACCAAGTACCGGCCAGGAAAATTATACATGACATCTATTTTGGTTCCTTGCTTCCTTTTATTATTGCCATCATAGATGTCAGCCTGGGACAAGCCTGGAAGGTTATACTGGTAGCAGAGTATCTTTGTGGAGACAGCGGCCTGGGTCTAAAAATATTCGATGCCCGCAGCTTTGTTGATACTCCTTCCGTTTATGCCTATACCCTCCTGGCCGTTTTGCTGGGCATTATAACCGAGAGACTGATTAAAATGGGAACAGGGAGGCTTTCGAAACTATGGGTGCCCGTTTAG
- the minD gene encoding septum site-determining protein MinD — translation MGKKTEGSSVIVVTSGKGGVGKTTTVANVASALARKGYKIAVMDLDIGLKKLDLILGLENRVIYDIIQVIEGECTLKQALVKDKRFPELYMLPAAQTRNKDDIKPEQVQEICRQLRPEFDFIFIDCPAGIEQGFRNAIAAADKAIVVTNPEVSAVRDADRIIGMLESAQFQDIQLVINRLQASMVRSGDMLSIDDLMEHLCISLLGIVPEDKKVLISTNKGEPIVLNEHSEAGLAFNNIANRLLGQQVDFPSFEEDSLWGKIRNLGRNLFSKQ, via the coding sequence ATGGGGAAAAAAACTGAAGGAAGTAGCGTAATAGTCGTGACCTCAGGCAAGGGCGGTGTAGGAAAAACTACCACTGTAGCCAATGTTGCCAGTGCTCTGGCGCGGAAGGGTTATAAAATTGCAGTTATGGATCTGGATATAGGGCTAAAAAAGCTTGATCTTATTCTAGGCCTGGAGAATCGTGTTATCTATGATATTATTCAGGTAATAGAAGGGGAATGCACTCTGAAGCAAGCCCTGGTGAAAGACAAGCGTTTTCCCGAACTCTATATGCTGCCGGCAGCCCAGACCCGTAACAAAGATGACATAAAGCCCGAACAGGTGCAAGAAATCTGCCGGCAACTCCGGCCAGAATTTGACTTTATTTTTATCGACTGTCCTGCCGGCATAGAACAGGGTTTCAGGAATGCTATCGCGGCTGCTGATAAAGCTATAGTAGTAACTAACCCAGAGGTTTCCGCCGTAAGGGATGCTGACCGCATTATCGGCATGTTGGAATCAGCCCAGTTCCAGGACATTCAACTGGTAATTAATCGCCTACAGGCCAGTATGGTTAGAAGTGGTGATATGTTGAGCATAGATGATTTGATGGAGCATCTTTGCATCAGCTTGTTGGGTATAGTCCCGGAAGATAAGAAAGTGCTTATTTCCACCAACAAAGGTGAACCTATAGTATTAAATGAGCATTCGGAAGCTGGACTAGCCTTTAATAATATTGCCAACCGCCTCCTGGGTCAGCAGGTAGATTTCCCGAGCTTTGAGGAAGATTCATTATGGGGGAAAATCCGCAATCTGGGACGCAACCTTTTCTCTAAACAATAA